One window of Psychrobacillus sp. FSL H8-0483 genomic DNA carries:
- a CDS encoding TraR/DksA C4-type zinc finger protein gives MTKYDKLKDTLQKRLDELEHSIENDEEFETTELSNYDNHPADNATDLADKHTRLALRKHSEDEIEDIKDALTAMDNGTYGKCTECGAEIPIARLEAVPSTLTCVEHAHQEVDESIRPVEESILNSTTDQPVENEDSRLRDYSNSFEILEEVGSSDTPSDKQ, from the coding sequence TTAGATGAATTGGAACATAGTATAGAGAATGATGAAGAGTTTGAAACAACCGAGTTATCCAACTACGATAATCATCCTGCAGATAATGCAACCGATTTAGCGGATAAACATACACGACTAGCATTACGAAAACATTCTGAAGATGAGATAGAAGATATTAAAGATGCTTTAACAGCAATGGATAATGGGACATACGGCAAATGTACGGAATGTGGGGCAGAAATTCCTATAGCTAGATTAGAAGCTGTGCCGAGTACATTAACTTGTGTAGAACATGCACACCAAGAGGTAGACGAGTCGATTCGCCCAGTGGAAGAATCTATTTTAAATTCAACGACGGATCAACCAGTGGAAAATGAAGATTCTAGGCTTCGCGATTATTCAAACAGCTTCGAAATTTTAGAAGAAGTTGGTTCTTCTGATACACCTTCAGATAAACAGTAA